In Colwellia sp. PAMC 20917, a single genomic region encodes these proteins:
- a CDS encoding IS1182 family transposase: MSRHIKGLSRSQATLFPEMLEDFVAKENPVRVIDVFVDGLDLENLGFKGVQSKATGRPGYHPAILLKIYIYGYLNRIQSSRCLERETQRNVELMWLTERLSPDFKTIADFRKDNHSGIKNTCKTFVQMCHKFNMFSEATVAIDGSKFKASNNKDKNYTPSKMKSHIERVEKHINNYFLKLEQSDSQENTSQYIANIESKLDFLKQHLVELKEMELAVNNHPDKQVSTVDPDSRLMKTQGMTRAICYNIQSAVDTKHHLIVAHEVTNTTDRGQLCNMTKLTLKALGKSVTTILADKGYYSRQDIKDTQDLGVSTLVPKTDTSGSEKKGIFNKSLFEYNQDNDVYICPAGNELQHRFNAIEGGLDIKIYFNGMACKNCTIRSQCTRSKKDPRRMRRWIHEADMEKMEALLKATPDAMLQRKQTVEHPFGTIKLWAGATHLLTRGFKNVSTELNLHVLAYNLKRMLNIFGIEKLMKEVMLP, encoded by the coding sequence ATGTCACGTCATATTAAAGGTTTATCTCGCTCCCAAGCAACCCTCTTTCCAGAAATGCTTGAAGATTTTGTCGCTAAAGAAAATCCTGTTAGAGTAATTGATGTATTTGTCGATGGTTTAGATTTAGAAAACCTTGGTTTCAAAGGTGTTCAATCTAAAGCAACTGGCCGACCTGGTTATCACCCCGCCATATTACTCAAAATTTATATCTATGGTTATTTAAACCGAATTCAGTCATCACGCTGTCTAGAGCGAGAAACACAACGTAATGTTGAACTTATGTGGCTCACGGAGCGTTTATCCCCAGACTTTAAAACGATTGCTGACTTTAGAAAAGATAACCACAGTGGAATTAAAAACACCTGTAAAACCTTCGTTCAAATGTGCCATAAATTCAATATGTTTAGTGAAGCGACTGTTGCTATAGATGGTAGTAAGTTTAAGGCATCCAACAACAAAGATAAAAACTACACTCCAAGTAAAATGAAGTCTCATATTGAGCGAGTAGAAAAGCATATTAATAATTATTTTTTGAAGCTTGAACAGTCAGATTCACAAGAGAACACATCACAATACATTGCTAATATTGAATCTAAATTAGATTTCTTAAAACAACACCTCGTTGAACTAAAAGAGATGGAATTAGCCGTCAATAATCATCCTGATAAACAAGTATCAACAGTCGATCCTGATTCTCGCTTGATGAAAACACAGGGCATGACACGAGCGATTTGCTATAACATACAAAGCGCTGTCGATACTAAACATCATTTAATTGTTGCTCACGAAGTCACCAATACAACAGATAGGGGGCAGTTGTGCAATATGACCAAACTGACACTTAAAGCGTTAGGGAAAAGTGTTACAACAATATTGGCAGATAAGGGTTATTACAGCCGACAAGATATTAAAGATACTCAAGATTTAGGTGTATCGACGCTTGTACCAAAAACCGATACATCAGGCTCAGAAAAGAAGGGAATTTTTAACAAGTCACTGTTTGAATATAATCAAGATAATGATGTTTATATTTGCCCTGCGGGCAATGAGCTTCAACATCGATTCAATGCGATAGAAGGAGGGTTAGATATCAAAATTTACTTCAATGGTATGGCTTGTAAAAATTGCACTATCCGAAGCCAATGTACCCGTTCTAAAAAAGACCCAAGAAGAATGAGACGTTGGATCCATGAAGCTGATATGGAAAAAATGGAAGCCTTGCTCAAAGCAACGCCTGATGCGATGCTTCAACGAAAACAAACGGTTGAACATCCCTTTGGTACGATTAAGTTGTGGGCAGGAGCCACGCACCTTTTAACAAGAGGGTTTAAAAATGTCAGTACAGAATTGAACCTGCATGTATTGGCGTATAATTTAAAAAGAATGCTCAATATATTTGGAATAGAAAAGTTGATGAAGGAAGTGATGTTGCCGTAA
- a CDS encoding sensor domain-containing diguanylate cyclase produces MDEVDFFNNALDALPEHICIINNIGDIVFVNQAWVDFELNNSSTQSTDWHKINYFDICKNSISEDNDDISLILSGIEAVASQNSPSFSFEYPCHSPDNHRWFSLNCTPFKSNQKTYTLLQHVNITQKKQADINSNIDALTGVANRRAFDEFFQKEWLRCARSLSPISLIIIDIDDFKAFNDTYGHVKGDWCLKTICNELKQLVNRPSDLFCRYGGEEFIYVLGNTSSKQAQEICTKIHQVLKELNIKRDAIKDSIRVTVSAGLACVHPSNFNNKIDLLEYADKYLYTAKSQGKNTTRCHYCESEICSPKNCSY; encoded by the coding sequence ATGGATGAGGTAGACTTTTTCAATAATGCACTCGATGCTCTTCCTGAACATATTTGTATTATTAATAATATTGGTGATATTGTATTTGTAAATCAGGCATGGGTCGATTTTGAATTAAATAACTCTTCAACGCAATCCACCGATTGGCATAAAATCAATTACTTCGATATTTGTAAGAATTCAATAAGTGAAGATAATGATGATATTTCACTCATTTTATCAGGCATAGAAGCTGTTGCCAGTCAGAACTCTCCGAGTTTTTCATTTGAATATCCTTGTCATAGTCCAGACAATCATCGTTGGTTTTCACTCAACTGCACTCCATTTAAATCCAACCAAAAAACTTATACCTTATTACAGCATGTTAATATCACGCAGAAAAAACAAGCAGATATAAATTCCAATATCGATGCCCTAACAGGGGTTGCAAATCGTAGAGCATTTGACGAATTTTTTCAAAAAGAATGGCTTCGATGTGCCCGGTCATTGTCTCCAATTAGTCTCATCATTATTGATATTGATGACTTTAAAGCATTCAATGATACGTATGGTCACGTTAAAGGTGATTGGTGTTTAAAGACAATTTGTAATGAATTAAAACAATTAGTAAACAGACCAAGTGATCTATTTTGTCGGTACGGTGGGGAAGAATTTATTTATGTTTTAGGAAATACGTCATCTAAACAAGCACAAGAAATTTGCACCAAAATACATCAAGTTTTAAAAGAATTGAATATTAAACGTGATGCAATAAAGGATAGTATACGTGTTACCGTGAGTGCTGGTTTAGCTTGTGTCCATCCAAGTAACTTTAATAACAAAATCGACCTACTCGAATATGCCGACAAGTATCTTTACACAGCTAAATCTCAAGGAAAAAACACAACCAGATGTCACTATTGTGAAAGTGAGATCTGCTCTCCTAAAAATTGCAGTTATTAA